A window of the Vigna angularis cultivar LongXiaoDou No.4 chromosome 3, ASM1680809v1, whole genome shotgun sequence genome harbors these coding sequences:
- the LOC108324914 gene encoding auxin-induced protein 22B: MESTVTYETDLNLKATELRLGLPGTEETQEKTLPPSARITNKRPLTETSEETVSNAQKNVEAEAAPPAKAKIVGWPPIRSYRKNSLHENEGAGIYVKVSMDGAPYLRKIDLKVYGGYTQLLKALENMFKLTIGEYSEKEGYKGSDYAPTYEDKDGDWMLVGDVPWDMFVTSCKRLRIMKGSEARGLGCGV, from the exons ATGGAAAGCACTGTCACGTACGAGACTGATCTCAACCTCAAGGCAACTGAGCTTAGATTGGGGCTCCCAGGAACAGAAGAAACTCAGGAAAAAACACTGCCTCCGTCTGCTAGAATTACCAACAAAAGGCCATTGACTGAAACTTCTGAGGAGACTGTTTCTAATGCTCAAAAAAATGTGGAAGCTGAGGCAGCCCCTCCAGCCAA GGCAAAGATAGTGGGGTGGCCACCAATCAGATCCTATAGGAAAAACAGCCTTCACGAGAACGAGGGTGCTGGGATTTATGTGAAAGTAAGCATGGATGGAGCTCCTTACCTAAGGAAGATTGACCTGAAGGTGTATGGAGGCTACACACAACTTCTCAAAGCTCTAGAAAACATGTTCAAGTTGACCATAG GTGAGTACTCTGAAAAAGAAGGTTACAAGGGATCTGACTATGCACCAACTTATGAAGACAAGGACGGTGACTGGATGTTAGTTGGAGATGTTCCATGGGA CATGTTTGTGACTTCTTGCAAAAGGCTGAGGATCATGAAAGGATCAGAGGCTCGGGGTTTGGGTTGTGGTGTATGA